In Quercus robur chromosome 11, dhQueRobu3.1, whole genome shotgun sequence, the following proteins share a genomic window:
- the LOC126705059 gene encoding uncharacterized protein LOC126705059, giving the protein MPKNNKAGVREAVPIFFDFVPGKIQGWPIWVDKELSDAEFVGRLERAGILKAVAISRNLEGFRDAKGLRHLSKRKYDYKKGKSQSSSNDVVEVSPPMTGKTLGEEIVTTLSFALPITGEEPPIGGLAEETGQPMQGSQDSQDPKASKIPSSQSPHLERTPSFIRTVFPQSLSDKGALEDTPLSKQTGQASEKSVPSVASSLESESSEESSGKSEDRGEEALPQEAGFKDFEPVIPEGIVRPVQIVDLQPEQKAASPPVSASGDTTMGDALGVAASDLDSRLSSFLARFNLLEFNNLPASHFHAFGSSYGSFLRFSVPAEGLPLLESLLKSHGDFTNGFRGGVFLGNILLELLCAVLVSLRNSSVDSLSEEKLLEWRGVVQDLLEAKFNLSFLLDHLRLLAHMLFQRQLSKSIDIEIAAAEEALARAHRVLQDLRVKRQRILSASTVPVIPPDASLLAGLIP; this is encoded by the exons GCAGGAGTTCGAGAGGCGGTGCCTATCTTCTTCGATTTTGTCCCGGGAAAAATCCAAGGCTGGCCTATCTGGGTAGACAAGGAattgtctgatgctgagtttgtgggtcgcttGGAGCGCGCTGGTATCCtgaaggcagtggctatttccagaaaccttgaaggcttcagagacgccaaagggctcaggcatctg TCCAAACGCAAGTATGATTATAAGAAGGGCAAAAGCCAATCTTCTAGTAACGATGTG gtGGAGGTGTCTCCTCCTATGACCGGCAAGACTTTGGGAGAGGAGATTGTTACTACTCTTTCTTTTGCTCTTCCTATTACAGGGGAGGAGCCCCCCATTGGTGGTCTGGCTGAggaaaccgggcaaccgatgcaGGGTTCCCAagattctcaggatcccaaagcctCTAAGATCccttcatctcaaagtccccatcttgagCGCACTCCTAGTTTcatcaggactgtgtttcctcaatcattgtcagataaaggtgctttggaagacactcctttatccaaacaaacag gTCAAGCCAGTGAGAAGTCTgttcccagtgttgcctcttcctTAGAATCAGAAAGttcagaag aatcttcggggaaaTCAGAGGATCGGGGAGAAGAGGCTCTGCCTCAGGAAGCCG GCTTTAAGGATtttgagcctgttatccctgaaggaattgtaaGACCCGTTCAAATAGTTGATCTTCAGCCAgagcaaaaggctgcaagtcctccagtctctgcaagtggtgacacaACGATGGGGGACGCCTTGGgagtggctgcctcagatcttgattcaaggctttcctccTTCCTAGCTCGCTTTAACTTATTGGAATTTAACAATCTTCCTGCCAGCCATTTCCATGcctttgggtcttcttatggcagcttcctacgcttctctgttcctgctGAAGGCCTACCGCTGCTAGAGAGTCtactcaagagtcacggggatttcaccaatggcttcaggggaggcgtttttctgGGTAACATTTTGTTGGAGTTACTATGTGCTGTGCTGGTTTCCCTTAGGAATTCTTCTGTAGATtctttgtctgaagaaaagcttctagagtggagaggggtggtccAAGACCTTTtggaggccaagttcaatttgtccTTTTTGTTGGATCACCTGCGTCTgttggctcatatgctgtttcagagGCAATTATCCAAGAGCATAGACATTGAGATAGCtgctgctgaggaagctttggctcgtGCTCACAGGGTTTTACAGGATTTGAGGGTCAAGCGACAGAGGATCCTTTCGGCTTCGACTGTGCCTGTTATTCCTCCGGATGCCTCCTTGTTAGctggcctcattccttag